One Clarias gariepinus isolate MV-2021 ecotype Netherlands chromosome 18, CGAR_prim_01v2, whole genome shotgun sequence genomic window carries:
- the LOC128506958 gene encoding microfibril-associated glycoprotein 4-like, whose amino-acid sequence MDFGVVIGSAPISRELFPTDCSDVYANRQTLSGVYTIYPTAETPVQVYCDMGCGESQAEDGKWTVFQRRMDGSVNFYRPWEHYKEGFGNKYGEYWLGLENLYQLTNKRQYELKVDLKDFDGGSVHAQYSYFSVGSEADGYKLHVSGFINGGGGERE is encoded by the exons ATGGACTTCGGTGTCGTGA TTGGAAGTGCTCCTATTTCTAGGGAACTGTTCCCAACAGATTGCTCTGATGTCTACGCTAACAGACAAACACTAAGTGGAGTGTACACAATTTACCCTACAGCAGAGACACCTGTCCAGGTGTACTGTGACATGGGATGTGGAGAAAGTCAAGCTGAAGATGGGAAATGGACC GTGTTTCAGAGGAGAATGGATGGCAGTGTAAATTTCTACAGACCATGGGAGCACTACAAGGAAGGGTTTGGGAACAAATATGGAGAATACTGGCTGG gaCTGGAGAATCTCTACCAGCTCACAAACAAGAGACAATATGAGCTGAAAGTGGACCTGAAGGACTTTGACGGAGGGTCTGTTCATGCTCAATACTCTTATTTCTCTGTGGGATCTGAAGCTGATGGCTACAAACTTCATGTTAGTGGTTTCATCAATGGAGGTGGAGGTGAGAGAGAATAA